The genomic window GCCACATCCAGCGTGACGGTTGTCATGCTCAACCATATTCTCAGCGCCGCGGATGCGGCCTGGACCGCGTATTCCTTTAATAATCGGAGCGCGACACTGTCTCTCAAGGCCGAACCCCTGTATTTTGATCAGGATTTACAAACTGTACTGTCTTTACGTGTAAATTGGTGAACTCTATGCGAATTTTATTATTGTCTCTAACGTTATTTTGCTCACTTGCAGCTGCTCAAACATCGCATCTTGCGGATGAATGGTACCAGACCTCTCCATCGTTCACCGGCCTGCAGACGATGCAGTCCGAATCCCCCGGCGCTGCGCTGCAGCCTGAAAAAAACAGGGGCAAGGCGTTTTTCATGTCTTTGCTGGTTCCGGGATGGGGACAGCGGTATACAGAATCGCGTAACAAGATGCTGGCTTTTTTCGCTGCCGAGATCGGTCTGTGGATGACCTGTTCCGGTTTTGAACTGTACAGCGACTGGCGGCGCCAGGATTACCGCGCCTATGCCGCCCGCTATGCTGATGTCGATCTTGATGGTAAATCCGACAGTTACTTTATCGATGTCGGGAATTTTAACACTATTCATGATTATAACGCATACAAACTGCAGTGGCGTCAGCTCGCTGAATATTACGATGATGTTGATGCCAATTACTGGAACTGGCAGAGTAAAGAGCATCGTGAAGAATTTGATGATTTACGCATTTCTTCGGATACTGCTCATAACCGCGCAACCATGATGCTCGGTTTTATCATGGCCAATCATGTCATCAGTGCGGTTGATGCGCTGATCTCCGCCAGCAGACACCATAATCAACAGACGGTTCTGGACTGGAACCTGTTTCTGGGCGACGGTTATTATACGCCGCGTGTTCATTTCACCTTGACTAAACACTGGTGATCATTCTGCGAATCTGCAGAGGTTTTCTCTTTGAGTTTAATACTATTTGTTTCGCTTTCCGTTCTGATATTTGTTTTTCTCGCGGCGTTTTCTGTTGCGTCCCTAACTGAAAAAGAGTACAGAGCCTTTAGCATTTCTGCTGTTTTGACGGCGATTTTCCTTTTAATGCATACGGGACTGGTTATTTTCAATCCCGGATGGCTCTGGGGGATGAACCTGCTTTATTTTTTCCTGGTCGTGTTGTTCTTTATCCCCGCTGCTTCTTCTGATCTTGTAAACCTGAATCCCCAACCCATTGATGAACGAGATATTATGTTCGCCCGCGCCCGTTATCAGCCGGGTTTACGAGCCTATCAGGATTATTATACCCGAAATCCGCAAAAACAAAAAATCGACGATCAAATCCGTTCGCTGCCCGATCTCTTGAGCCCGGGCGGACCCTACTATGATGAGCGGTCCGCATCGATGGCGCATTTGTTTTTTGCAGAAACGGAACGTCTGGCGCAGCGGGCGGAAGGTGAGCCGGCTCTGGAACAGACACCGCTCAGTCCGGATGACGCGGCGGCACAGCTTAAATCAATGGCGCGTTCACTGGGGGCTGTGGACAGCGGGATTGCCCGAATACGGCCCGAGTATCTTTATACGCATATCGGACGCGGTCAGGGCGTTTATGGCGATCCGATTGATCTGGATCATCCCCGGGCTCTGGTCTTTGCGGTCGAGATGAAGTACAATCGGGTGCGTCAGGCGCCGAAGATTGCCGTCACTCTCGAATCCGCTGAACAATATCTGCAATCCGCTCATATTGCTGTCACAGTGGCAGAGTATATCCGTTCACTGGGCTATCCGGCGCGCGCTCATATCGACGGCAATTACCGGCTGATGCTTCCCGGTTTGGCGTCGGACGCGGGGCTGGGCGAAATTGGCCGTTTGGGGTATCTGATTCATCCGAGGTTCGGGGCTCGTGTCCGTCTGGCTGCGGTCAGCACGACGCTTCCGATCGCTGAGGACGAGCGTCGGGTGTTTGGCGTACAGGATTTTTGTGCGATTTGCAAAAAGTGTGCATCCAATTGTCCGGCTGGCGCTATTTCCTTTGGCCCCAAGAAAAATGTGCGCGGTGTGATCAAATGGTCTACTTGTCAAGAGGCGTGTTACCGTTACTGGCGAAGCATCGGCACGGACTGTGGACTGTGTATGCGCATATGCCCCTACAGCAAACCCGATACATGGACGCATAACCTCATTCGCAACCGGATGGCTCATTCCGCACCGGCCCGTCGGCTCGGGGTTTATGCGGATGATCTGTTTTATGGACAACGCCGGTATAACCGCGAATGACTTGCTTTTCGTGTTCAAACTTTATACATTATTCTAAAGTTAATACTTGACGAGGAGGAGTTATGGAAAATGGATTTCAGCCCGGAGATATTTTTTTTACCCGCGGAACCGGTTTTATCAGCAAAGCTATCCGGCTTTTTTCGCGTTCGTTCGGTGAAAGCCGGACCCGCGTGAACCACGTGGGCCTTGTCGTCACCGCCGGCTCTGTGAAAACATGCCGGGTGGTGGAAGCCCTGCATGTGGTGCGCCGTCATTCCCTTTGGAAACGCTACGGTCCGCCCAAGCCTGATCGTGTTGCTGTGTATCGGCCGCTGAATCTCAGCAGGGAGGAGATAGAGATTCTTGTTGAGGAAGCCAATGAACAGGTCGGGAAAACTTATGGATATCTCAAACTGCTGGCCCACTTGTTGGACTGGTTCCTGCAGGGCGCGTATGTGTTCCGCCGATTAACCCGAAACAAGAACTATCCCATCTGTTCCTGGCTGGTTGCGCATGCCTGTTCCAAAATTGACAAGCATTTCGGTGTTGATCCCGGTGCGGCGCAGCCGGATGATATCTGGGATTTTGTTCTCTCGAATCCGAAAAAATATATGCCGGTGTACCCTTTGGGACCGTTGGCAGCCGATGATGAGCCCAGACGTCTGGACAAGAAATAGATCAAGAAACGGGGATACAATTCGGCTATCCGAAATTTTTAACGGTGATTCAATCAATAGAAAAACTGTATAGGTACGGGCTGCCCGGGTATCAGTATCACTCTTTGACGTTTTGAAGGTAAATCAGCATTTGCGTCACCATAGTGTCAAGACATGCGATGCTTATTCAAAATGCTTCAGAGCGTTCTGCATACGGTCGAGCGCGAGTTTCAATCGGGAGCGCTGACAGCCAAAATTCAGGCGTACGAAACCCGGTCCTTTGAAAAACATCCCGTCCGATAATCCCACCCTGGCCTGCTCGAAAAAAGCCTGCGGTTTTTTGATACCGGTTTCGCGTGTGTCGATCCAGGCCAAATAAGTGGCCTCCACCGGGGTCATCGATAGCCCGGGCATGGCGTTAATGCGATTGTGAACCATTTGTGCATTGATCCTCAAGTAGGTCAAAAGCGTCCGGAGCCAGTTTTCTCCATGCTCATAAGCCGCCATAGCGCCCCGGTAAGCAAAAACATTGGGATGCGGGACAATTCCTTCAATGCTCTGCTTGAATTGCTTGCGCAATGTCGGATTTGAAATGACGGCAAAAGACAATCCCAGTCCGGGTAAATTAAAGGTTTTACTGGGCGCCATCAGGGTGAGGGTTCGGTCTGCAATTTCGGGTGACAGAGAAGCCATGGGAATATGAGTGCGGTTGCTGTCCAGCAGCAGATCGCAGTGAATTTCATCCGAACAGATGATCAGGTCATGATCGATGCAGATTTGCGCCGTCTGTGTCAACTCTTTGCGATCAAAGGCTCGCCCCAGAGGATTATGAGGATGACAGTGAAGAAACAGGCGTGTTTTATCAGAGATTGCATCGCACATCGCGTCAAAATCGAATTCATAGCGGTTCCGGTTCTTTGTCATGGAAAATGTCTGTAATTGCCGATCCATATTGCGGGGCGCGGACAAAAACGGCGGATAGATCGGTATGCTTGACAGGACTGCATCGCCCGGACTGCCGATGCTGCCGCAAACCGCATTTATCCCGCAAACCAGTCCGGGAAGCCACACCAGCCATTCCGGTTGTATTGTCCACTCGTAGCGCTGCTGCATCCTCTGTACAATAGCCGCTGTCAGATCGAGCGGCGGCAAAGTATATCCATATACGCCGTGTTCGGCGCGTTCAACCAGGCTTTGAATGACCCGAGGGGGAGATTTGAAATCCATATCCGCCACCCACATGGGAAGTATGTCAGTCTCTTTGTAGCGGTCCCACTTTAAACTTTCAGTGCCGTTCCGGTTTATTTTTTGATCGAAAGCTGAACTATCCATAATGACCTGTCATGTTATAATTAATATTGTTTTCCAGTTTGCATACCCAATAGTACGAATCCCGGACACGAACTCAAATAGAAAATTATTTAAAACTTTATTTTTCTGTAAAAGCAGTTGTGCAAAAGGTATGAATTTTGTATAATGATACTGTGTTATTGTATATAAAACCGAAATTGATTTGCATCAAAGTGAAGAGACAGTATGGCCCATATCCGGCAGATGAGCAGCAACGATTTGAATCTGGTCAATGCTCTATTATCCCGTGCCTTTACCCAGGGGCGGGTAGATGATGGTTATATGCACTCGCATGTACCGTTATGCCAGACTGATTTTTTGAAATGGTATTATAATCAGAACCCTGAAGGCTGTTTTGTGCTGGAGCATGAATCGCAGTGCCGGGGAGCCGCTTTTACGCACTTGTGGGGGGATACGGGCTGGTTTGGTCCGCTGGCCATTGCCCCGGAGCGGCATCTGACAGGTCTGGGCAAACAACTGCTGCTGCACTGCATTCGATATTTAAAGATGAAAGAGTGTAAAACCATTGGCCTGGAAACCAATCCGCGCAGCAAACGTAATATCGGGTTTTACGGCAGAATGGGATTTGTACCATCCTTGTTTTCAGTGGATATGATGTGTTCCCTCAGCATGGCCAAAATACCGGTCACTCCTCCGCATCAGACCATACGATATTCCCGTCTGAGTGAAAAGGACAGGAACGAAATGCGGGTTCGGATTCAGAGATTGACCGCCCAAATCGACCCCGGGGCCAGTTACACCGAGTTTATCAAGCAGACCGATGCCAGTCGTACCGGCGACACGTTGATGTTTATCTTTAAATCCGCTCCGGTCGGGTTTTGCGTGATGCAAAATACCCCCACTACGGTTGAAGAAAATCGAGCCATTATGAGAACCATTGTTTTCGCGGCGCATCCCCAGACACCCGAAGAGTATCTGAGATATATGATAAAAGACATTGAAATGTACGGCAAGGAGATGAACCTTTACCGTCACCTGATCCGGATTCCTTTTTACACACCGCGTCTGTTTCAATTGCTTTTAAAAATGGACTATCGGGTGATCAATACTGATATGCGTATGATAGTGGACGGATACCCCGAACAAGTCAAGAGTAATGCCATCTATGCAAACCGCTGGGTCTGATATGAGTGAACAGCCGAACCGAGTGATTTCAGCAAGCCGCAGACTGGATATGGTCGCCACTCAGCCGGAGCGTCTGGCGGAGACGTTGCAGAAAAAAGCAAAGCCGGAGGCGGTGCACAGTGTGGTGCTGTGGACCAAAAATCCCACCAACATGCTGCAGCATGAATCCCTTCGAACCTGTTTACTGGAATATGATCAGCTGTTTCTGCATTTTACTGTTACCGGTTTGGGCGGCACACTCTTGGAACCGGGCGTGCCCTCGCCTGAGCGGGTCTTGTCCTTTTTACCCGCATTGATCGGGTTTTTAGGCGACCCGCGCCGCATCCGTATTCGGTTTGATCCGGTCATAAAGATTCAGCTGCCGGACGGGTCGTTTCTCTCCAATTTTGGATATTTTGAACAGCTTGCACCCGTAATTGCAAAGTACGGGATTCAGGATGTATCGACAAGCTGGGTGCAGGTTTACGACAAGGTGCGACGTCGTTTGGCGCAGCATCAACTGCGCATCATCGAACCGTGTCAAGAGGAACGGGATGACCAGGCGGGCAAAATTCAGGATATTGCTGAACAACACGGCATCCGCATGCACTGGTGCTGTGTGAACGGAACCCCCCGGTCCCGCTGTATTGACGGCCCTTTGTTGAGTCAGCTGCATCCCAAAGGAGCAGCTGCCAATTGCGAGCGCGCCGGCGGACAAAGGCCGCGCTGCGGCTGTACAAAAAGCTGGGATATCGGCTGGTATTATAAATGTGATCATGGGTGTTTGTATTGTTACGGACAGCCGTCTGTATAACCGGAGGAAGAAAATGGAAATATTGTTCATTGCACTTGCTGTTATTTTTACACTGGCTGGATTTATCGGTTGCATTGTTCCGGCGCTGCCGGGCCCGCCATTGAATTTTTTGGCTCTGGTGTTTCTCAATCTGGCGCGTGAGCCGGACCCTTATAGTATCCGGTTTTTGATTATCATGGGAGTCATTGCCGTCGGGATCACTATTGTGGATAATGTGGTGCCGGCCTGGGGCGCCAAACGGTACGGCGCAACCAAACTGAGTGTATGGCTGGCTCTGGCCGGAACCCTGGTCGGTGTCATTTTTTTCGGTCCCCTCGGCATTATTCTGGGCGCGTTTCTGGGCGCGCTGCTGGGTGAATTGATCAGCGGTAAGGAAATACGCGACGCCTTAAAAGCCGGTTGGGGTGTCTTTATCGGTGTGTTTACCGGCATCATTCTCAAGGTGATTGTTTCCGGTGTGATCACATTCTATTTTATCAAGGAATTGATCTAAGATTAGACTTGAATTTCAGATGAATTATTTCTATGTTAATAGGCTATGTATTCAAAGGAAAAGGAGATACTTTTATGGGCAAAGCAATAGAATTAACGGATTCCAATTTTGAGGAAAACGTTGTAGAGTCGGATGTTCCGGTGCTTGTGGATTTTTGGGCTGTCTGGTGCGGACCCTGCAAAATGGTCGAACCGGTGGTCAATGAACTCGCTGATGAGTATGACGGAAAAATCAAAGTGGGCAAAGTGGATGTCGATAACAACCAAAAGATTGCTATGAATTACAATATTCGCAGTATTCCGACCTTGTTGCTGTTTAAAGACGGGGATGTTGTGGAAATGATGATTGGCGCCCAGCCGAAAAATAATCTCAAAGATAAAATAGACAAGCATTTATAATTGAATCCCATACCGGTGGTCTGCTCAACGGACCACCGGCTTTAAAAACATGAACAAAATCTATCCAATCATTCTCGCCGGTGGTACAGGAACCCGCTTCTGGCCTAAAAGCCGCGTATCCAAACCCAAACAGTATTTATCCTTGTTTGACGATGTCACGTTGATCCAGGCCACTGCCGCGCGGTTGTTGGGGGTGTGCGAACCGAAAGATCTGCTTATTGTTACGTCTGCAGAGCAGTCGCGCTGGATTTCGCAACACTTGCCGTGGGTGCCGCCGGAAAATGTGATTTATGAACCTGCCCGCCGCAATACGGGGCCCGCTGTCGGACTGGCTGCGCTGCAGGCGATGACGCGCAATCCGGATGCGGTGATGGTTCTGGCGCCGGCCGACCATCTGATCCGCCATTCAAAGGCGTTCGTGCAGGATGTCAATACAGCGGTGGAATGGATCCAAAACCACCCCGATGCTCTGATGACACTGGGTGTCCCGCCGACTTTTCCGGCGACCGGTTTCGGTTATATCCGTTGCGGTCAGGCGACATCAGAACCTGATCTGTACGCTGTTTCCGGGTTTTCTGAAAAACCCGACAGCGAGCGTGCGCAGCAATATCTGCAATCCGGGGATTATCTGTGGAATTGCGGCATGTTTGTCTGGAGAGCCGACACCATTTTGAATGCCATGCGCGAATTCATGCCTGAACTCTACAAAGGATTGCTCGCTCTGCGGCTGGTTATCGGAACGCAGGACTTTGAATCTGTTTTAAAAGACGTGTACAAAAATCTGCCCGCCGAATCCATTGATTACGGCATTATGGAACACACGAAAAATGCTTACGTGATCAAAGCGCATTTTGACTGGAACGATATCGGATCCTGGAAACAAGTTTTTGCAGAGACCGAACGGGATGCACAGGATAACGTGGTGAATGGACGCGTTTATTTAAAAGATACCAAGCATTGTTATATCGAGGCTGATGACCGAACCGTAGCGGTCATCGGGTTGGAAAATACCATTATCATCCAGACCCGGGATGCCTTGTTGATTTGTGATCAGGATAAAGCACAGGATGTCAAATGGCTGGTAAACGAACTCGAAAAAAACAACGAAAAGGACCTGTTGTAATACGGGGCCTGGACAATGAAACGGTTTTAAATGCGCTGGAAGCATTGGGCGGAATCTGGGTATTGACATCCGGCATGAGAACGGTGACTTTAAGAGCGCCGGATGCCGGGTGGAAGACAAAAATTTGATTTTATTGAAAAAAATGGCGCCCCTGTCCAAAAAGATCAAGGTGCTTTTGCGGGAATTGTCCGTGTTCGAAACCTCAAAGTTTGATCTTGATCCGGCCATACAGCGCCGTCTGGACGAAGAAAAAAAAGTGATTGAGGAGAATGATCATGCTTAAAGTAGAACTTGGAAAGCATTTTGACAGAAATTTATTTCTTACAGATTTGCAATCTGATACCAAAAAACAGGCGCTGGGGGAACTCTTGGATCTTTTTGTCGACACTGGATATATTAAAGACCGGGATGTGGTTCTGGAAATGCTGAACCAGCGGGAAACGTTGGGAAGCACCGGAATCGGCAATGCCATTGCGATACCGCACGGCAGGACAACAGCAGCGGCTGATGTGATTATCGCGTTCGGTAAATCCTCCAAAGGTATCGAATTTGACGCCATTGACAAGAAACCGGTTCATCTGTTTTTTATGGTGATTGCACCGCCCAATGACAAGGGTAATATTTATCTGCCGATTCTCGGTTCATTGGTGACTGTGCTGAACAAGCAAGAGAACCGTGAACAATTGATGTCTATCGAAACATTTGATGAGCTCATGTCCATTATAAATGGAGAATGATTATGATGAATAAGGATCTGGAAAAACTGGTCTATTTACAGGACCTGGATTTGATGATAGAGGAAGCAGAGGACGTTGAAAAGCTCGGTTTTTCTATAACCGGATGTGACGAACTCAAACAGGCGAGAGAAGAAACCGCTGAAAAAATCAGCAAACCCAGCCTTTACCGGTATG from candidate division KSB1 bacterium includes these protein-coding regions:
- a CDS encoding DUF5683 domain-containing protein, translating into MRILLLSLTLFCSLAAAQTSHLADEWYQTSPSFTGLQTMQSESPGAALQPEKNRGKAFFMSLLVPGWGQRYTESRNKMLAFFAAEIGLWMTCSGFELYSDWRRQDYRAYAARYADVDLDGKSDSYFIDVGNFNTIHDYNAYKLQWRQLAEYYDDVDANYWNWQSKEHREEFDDLRISSDTAHNRATMMLGFIMANHVISAVDALISASRHHNQQTVLDWNLFLGDGYYTPRVHFTLTKHW
- a CDS encoding reductive dehalogenase domain-containing protein, which translates into the protein MSLILFVSLSVLIFVFLAAFSVASLTEKEYRAFSISAVLTAIFLLMHTGLVIFNPGWLWGMNLLYFFLVVLFFIPAASSDLVNLNPQPIDERDIMFARARYQPGLRAYQDYYTRNPQKQKIDDQIRSLPDLLSPGGPYYDERSASMAHLFFAETERLAQRAEGEPALEQTPLSPDDAAAQLKSMARSLGAVDSGIARIRPEYLYTHIGRGQGVYGDPIDLDHPRALVFAVEMKYNRVRQAPKIAVTLESAEQYLQSAHIAVTVAEYIRSLGYPARAHIDGNYRLMLPGLASDAGLGEIGRLGYLIHPRFGARVRLAAVSTTLPIAEDERRVFGVQDFCAICKKCASNCPAGAISFGPKKNVRGVIKWSTCQEACYRYWRSIGTDCGLCMRICPYSKPDTWTHNLIRNRMAHSAPARRLGVYADDLFYGQRRYNRE
- a CDS encoding YiiX/YebB-like N1pC/P60 family cysteine hydrolase, coding for MENGFQPGDIFFTRGTGFISKAIRLFSRSFGESRTRVNHVGLVVTAGSVKTCRVVEALHVVRRHSLWKRYGPPKPDRVAVYRPLNLSREEIEILVEEANEQVGKTYGYLKLLAHLLDWFLQGAYVFRRLTRNKNYPICSWLVAHACSKIDKHFGVDPGAAQPDDIWDFVLSNPKKYMPVYPLGPLAADDEPRRLDKK
- a CDS encoding PatB family C-S lyase, which produces MDSSAFDQKINRNGTESLKWDRYKETDILPMWVADMDFKSPPRVIQSLVERAEHGVYGYTLPPLDLTAAIVQRMQQRYEWTIQPEWLVWLPGLVCGINAVCGSIGSPGDAVLSSIPIYPPFLSAPRNMDRQLQTFSMTKNRNRYEFDFDAMCDAISDKTRLFLHCHPHNPLGRAFDRKELTQTAQICIDHDLIICSDEIHCDLLLDSNRTHIPMASLSPEIADRTLTLMAPSKTFNLPGLGLSFAVISNPTLRKQFKQSIEGIVPHPNVFAYRGAMAAYEHGENWLRTLLTYLRINAQMVHNRINAMPGLSMTPVEATYLAWIDTRETGIKKPQAFFEQARVGLSDGMFFKGPGFVRLNFGCQRSRLKLALDRMQNALKHFE
- a CDS encoding GNAT family N-acetyltransferase, whose translation is MAHIRQMSSNDLNLVNALLSRAFTQGRVDDGYMHSHVPLCQTDFLKWYYNQNPEGCFVLEHESQCRGAAFTHLWGDTGWFGPLAIAPERHLTGLGKQLLLHCIRYLKMKECKTIGLETNPRSKRNIGFYGRMGFVPSLFSVDMMCSLSMAKIPVTPPHQTIRYSRLSEKDRNEMRVRIQRLTAQIDPGASYTEFIKQTDASRTGDTLMFIFKSAPVGFCVMQNTPTTVEENRAIMRTIVFAAHPQTPEEYLRYMIKDIEMYGKEMNLYRHLIRIPFYTPRLFQLLLKMDYRVINTDMRMIVDGYPEQVKSNAIYANRWV
- a CDS encoding DUF1848 family protein, which gives rise to MSEQPNRVISASRRLDMVATQPERLAETLQKKAKPEAVHSVVLWTKNPTNMLQHESLRTCLLEYDQLFLHFTVTGLGGTLLEPGVPSPERVLSFLPALIGFLGDPRRIRIRFDPVIKIQLPDGSFLSNFGYFEQLAPVIAKYGIQDVSTSWVQVYDKVRRRLAQHQLRIIEPCQEERDDQAGKIQDIAEQHGIRMHWCCVNGTPRSRCIDGPLLSQLHPKGAAANCERAGGQRPRCGCTKSWDIGWYYKCDHGCLYCYGQPSV
- a CDS encoding DUF456 domain-containing protein; translation: MEILFIALAVIFTLAGFIGCIVPALPGPPLNFLALVFLNLAREPDPYSIRFLIIMGVIAVGITIVDNVVPAWGAKRYGATKLSVWLALAGTLVGVIFFGPLGIILGAFLGALLGELISGKEIRDALKAGWGVFIGVFTGIILKVIVSGVITFYFIKELI
- the trxA gene encoding thioredoxin; this encodes MGKAIELTDSNFEENVVESDVPVLVDFWAVWCGPCKMVEPVVNELADEYDGKIKVGKVDVDNNQKIAMNYNIRSIPTLLLFKDGDVVEMMIGAQPKNNLKDKIDKHL
- a CDS encoding mannose-1-phosphate guanylyltransferase, encoding MNKIYPIILAGGTGTRFWPKSRVSKPKQYLSLFDDVTLIQATAARLLGVCEPKDLLIVTSAEQSRWISQHLPWVPPENVIYEPARRNTGPAVGLAALQAMTRNPDAVMVLAPADHLIRHSKAFVQDVNTAVEWIQNHPDALMTLGVPPTFPATGFGYIRCGQATSEPDLYAVSGFSEKPDSERAQQYLQSGDYLWNCGMFVWRADTILNAMREFMPELYKGLLALRLVIGTQDFESVLKDVYKNLPAESIDYGIMEHTKNAYVIKAHFDWNDIGSWKQVFAETERDAQDNVVNGRVYLKDTKHCYIEADDRTVAVIGLENTIIIQTRDALLICDQDKAQDVKWLVNELEKNNEKDLL
- a CDS encoding PTS sugar transporter subunit IIA, whose protein sequence is MLKVELGKHFDRNLFLTDLQSDTKKQALGELLDLFVDTGYIKDRDVVLEMLNQRETLGSTGIGNAIAIPHGRTTAAADVIIAFGKSSKGIEFDAIDKKPVHLFFMVIAPPNDKGNIYLPILGSLVTVLNKQENREQLMSIETFDELMSIINGE